CATCCGCTCGGTCGCCGTTTACTCCGACGTCGACCGCGCCTCGCTGCACGTCCGCAAGGCCGACGAGGCCTACCCCATCGGCCCCGCCACCGCGAGCGAGTCCTACCTGAATATCGGCAAGATCCTTGACGTCGCCCGCCGCAGCGGCGCCCAGGCCATTCATCCCGGCTACGGATTCCTCTCCGAGAACGCGCACTTTGCCCGCGCCTGCGAGGATGCGGGCGTGAAGTTCATCGGACCCACCGCCGCGGCGATGGAAATGATGGGCTCCAAGACCCGCGCCCGCCAGGAAATGGAAAGGGCCGGTGTGCCCTTCGTGCCCGGTTCCTCGCGCGGCCTCGATTTCGGCGAGATGCAAACGCTCGCCGGGCAGATCGGCTATCCGGTCATGTTGAAGGCCGCGGCCGGCGGCGGCGGCAAGGGCATGCGCGCCGTGCATTCGGCGGCCGAACTGCGCAGTGCCTACGACGGCGCCCGCAGCGAGGCGCAGAGCGCCTTCGGCGACAACGAGGTCTACCTCGAAAAGCTCATTGTCAACCCGCGTCACATCGAGATGCAGGTCCTGGCCGACGAGCACGGTCACGCGGTGTACCTCGGCGAGCGCGAGTGCTCGTTGCAGCGGCGCCACCAGAAAGTCCTGGAAGAATGTCCGTCGCCCATCGTCACGCCCGACATGCGCCGGCGCATGGGCGAAGTTGCCATTCGTGTCGTCAAAACCGCGCGCTATACCAACGCCGGCACCGTCGAGTTCCTCGTCGATGAGCAGCGCAACTTCTACTTCCTCGAGATGAACACGCGCCTCCAGGTGGAGCATCCGGTCACCGAACTGGTCACCGGCCTCGACCTGGTGCAACTGCAGATCCAGATTGCTGCCCGCGAGGCG
Above is a genomic segment from Candidatus Binatia bacterium containing:
- a CDS encoding acetyl-CoA carboxylase biotin carboxylase subunit, which translates into the protein MFKKVLIANRGEIAVRVIRACRELGIRSVAVYSDVDRASLHVRKADEAYPIGPATASESYLNIGKILDVARRSGAQAIHPGYGFLSENAHFARACEDAGVKFIGPTAAAMEMMGSKTRARQEMERAGVPFVPGSSRGLDFGEMQTLAGQIGYPVMLKAAAGGGGKGMRAVHSAAELRSAYDGARSEAQSAFGDNEVYLEKLIVNPRHIEMQVLADEHGHAVYLGERECSLQRRHQKVLEECPSPIVTPDMRRRMGEVAIRVVKTARYTNAGTVEFLVDEQRNFYFLEMNTRLQVEHPVTELVTGLDLVQLQIQIAAREALPFQQQHVTQRGHAIECRIYAEDPDNNFFPSPGMITMLIAPSGPGIRRDSGMYEGWTVPMEYDPLLAKLVGYGETRAQAIARLQRALYEYFVGGIKTNLSLFRRIFQDPDFR